The following coding sequences lie in one Cucurbita pepo subsp. pepo cultivar mu-cu-16 chromosome LG13, ASM280686v2, whole genome shotgun sequence genomic window:
- the LOC111809411 gene encoding auxilin-related protein 1-like: MDEFGVLTERFGLKPQGKSAPMAASKAPSPSNTFQSRNSVYNSGLNGKSSFDSGFVDVSFQKNTKPDTYGGLDDYDGLFGSLNQSTKHSGNSGSSPSSFDYDSIFFGSKNTDPAYDDVFGGIPGFKSSVTAKKEDPVRSFPSSLNQTSQIGDYFGDFGSNVGKTSPKLNGLKNAANNAAPFDELISGFGNNNSRTNRASMPDNLTQQSTVSSAKDPFIELESTSIPSYNSSEASKFDSPPSSSSPFRIPRIPKPGHKEDKVKSSSSSPIDELDNFARGKMQNNSEGKVNASTHMSRNRHVAHAAGVNHQKTVDDLDSFFNVGPRSQSVPRSQTTTPDPLFDVPKYNKPSEIPKTASSAVNLVDDLSSVFGDASSFGHFEEVAGESEERRRARMGRFQRTQERAARAVADLNQRDFQTQHEQEEKHRFAETLDVDIKRWAAGKEGNIRALLSSLQYVLWSGCGWEPVSLTDMITSTSVKKVYRKAVLCIHPDKVQQKGASIEQKYTAEKVFDILKEAWNKFSKEEL, translated from the exons ATGGACGAGTTTGGGGTATTGACAGAACGATTTGGATTGAAGCCGCAAGGAAAATCGGCTCCAATGGCCGCATCTAAGGCACCATCTCCTTCAAACACCTTCCAGTCCCGGAATTCCGTGTACAATTCGGGTTTGAACGGCAAATCCTCGTTCGATTCTGGTTTTGTTGATGTATCTTTTCAGAAAAATACTAAACCCGATACTTACGGAGGGCTTGATGATTACGATGGTCTTTTCGGGAGTCTCAACCAGTCAACGAAACATTCGGGGAATTCTGGAAGTTCTCCGTCTTCTTTTGACTACGATTCCATATTTTTTGGGTCGAAGAATACAGATCCTgcatatgatgatgtttttgGTGGGATTCCCGGATTCAAGAGCTCGGTTACAGCGAAGAAGGAGGATCCTGTCCGATCATTCCCCTCGTCTTTGAATCAGACCTCTCAAATTGGTGATTATTTTGGTGATTTTGGCAGCAATGTGGGAAAAACTTCCCCGAAGCTGAACGGATTAAAAAATGCAGCAAATAACGCAGCTCCTTTTGATGAATTGATTTCTGGCTTTGGCAATAACAACTCTCGAACTAACAG GGCAAGCATGCCAGACAATCTGACCCAGCAATCAACTGTCAGTTCAGCCAAAGATCCTTTTATCGAACTAGAATCGACTTCAATACCGTCTTATAATTCGTCTGAAGCTTCAAAATTTGACAGCCCCCCAAGTTCTTCCTCACCATTCAGGATTCCTCGGATACCAAAGCCAGGTCATAAGGAAGATAAAG TTAAGAGCTCCTCTTCCTCTCCTATAGATGAATTGGATAACTTTGCTAGGGGGAAGATGCAGAATAACAGTGAAGGGAAAGTCAATGCCTCAACACACATGAGTAGAAATCGTCATGTTGCACATGCTGCAGGAGTAAATCATCAAAAGACTGTTGACGATCTGGACTCCTTTTTCAACGTGGGTCCTCGATCACAAAGTGTTCCAAGGTCACAAACGACGACTCCG GATCCTCTATTTGACGTTCCTAAATACAACAAACCATCTGAAATTCCCAAAACTGCTTCTTCTGCTGTTAATCTTGTGGACGATCTTTCGTCGGTTTTCGGAG ATGCTTCTTCATTTGGACATTTTGAAGAAGTTGCTGGGGagagtgaagaaagaagaagagctAGAATGGGGCGTTTCCAGAGAACCCAAGAGCGTGCA gCAAGAGCAGTGGCTGATTTGAATCAGCGTGATTTTCAAACACAGCATGAGCAAGAAGAGAAGCAT AGGTTTGCTGAGACTTTAGATGTTGATATCAAGCGCTGGGCTGCAGGGAAGGAAGGCAACATTCGTGCACTGTTATCGTCATTGCAATAT GTTCTCTGGTCGGGATGCGGTTGGGAGCCAGTTTCATTGACGGATATGATTACTTCTACCTCAGTTAAAAAAGTATATAGGAAGGCAGTCTTGTGCATTCATCCGGATAAGGTACAACAGAAGGGTGCCAGTATTGAGCAGAAATATACAGCAGAGAAGGTTTTTGATATCCTTAAG GAAGCGTGGAATAAATTCAGCAAAGAGGAACTTTAG
- the LOC111808826 gene encoding NAD kinase 2, chloroplastic-like → MNCSLPASVTHSYFLRHLFPSCNSARFPGFQLQTWWPIRRRLKFACTAELSKSVSLNFGSELQSPWMGPVPGDIAEVEAYCRIFRTAERLHSCLMDTLCNPLTGECSVSYDVTPGENPIIEDKIVSVLGCLVSLLNKGKEDVLSGRSSAMNSFHVTNLDSMEDNLPPLASFRSEMKRCCESLHVALENFLTPGDDRSLDLWRKLQRLKNVCYDSGFNRGEDWPCHTLFANWNPVYLHNFKEETSAKDSDVAFWSGGQVTEEGLKWLIDKGFKTIVDLRAETVKDEFYSASIHGAIGSAKVKVIKIPVEVGNAPTVDQVEKFASLVSDGSNGLIYLHSKEGVWRTSAMISRWRQYATRSGAQIVSNHTIVPGDILLRDASSKLAHNQNGAKESLETSTVGKTFPHEEDGQSLLLESAHHSSINGKNYAETDKVSLNMNGTYNGSIPTQDLSSLRAVDNGEEHHPLKAQIPPRNSFSRKEMSNFFRTKKITQNYLHHQLKTKEKSSTELPASSVQRFSVGDSDLKSGIVEAGNSNNSPRVNDTSSKIQFSSTTKMKYVNVDSPVPANPILNRLVASTSVGDKFPSKSETNGLKSNGQATSVSSDVDVEYVEGNMCASATGVVRVQSRRKAEMFLVRTDGFSCAREKVTESSLAFTHPSTQQQMLMWKSTPKTVLLLKKLGQELMEEAKEVASFLYHQEKMNVLVEPDVHDVFARIPGFGFVQTFYSQDTSDLHEKVDFVACLGGDGVILHASNLFRGAVPPVVSFNLGSLGFLTSHTFDSCRQDLRHVIHGNDSLDGVYITLRMRLQCEIFRNGKAIPGKLFNILNEAVVDRGSNPYLSKIECYEHDRLITKVQADGVIVATPTGSTAYSTAAGGSMVHPNVPCMLFTPICPHSLSFRPVILPDSARLELKIPEDARSNAWVSFDGKRRQQLSRGDSVRISMSKHPLPTVNKCDQTGDWFRSLIRCLNWNERLDQKALRSHTINFISNQ, encoded by the exons ATGAATTGCTCACTTCCGGCCTCCGTGACCCATTCCTATTTCCTTCGGcatctctttccttcctgtaACAGTGCCAGATTTCCCGGATTCCAATTGCAGACATGGTGGCCGATCAGGAGGCGGCTTAAGTTCGCTTGCACGGCGGAGCTCTCGAAGTCTGTATCTCTCAATTTTGGCTCGGAACTTCAG TCACCATGGATGGGGCCTGTTCCTGGCGATATTGCAGAAGTTGAGGCATATTGTAGAATCTTTAGAACTGCTGAACGGCTCCACTCTTGTCTGATGGATACTCTTTGTAATCCTTTGACTGGTGAATGTAGCGTTTCATATGATGTTACACCAGGGGAAAATCCAATAATTGAGGATAAAATAGTCTCTGTTCTTGGATGTTTAGTATCACTTCTTAACAAAGGAAAGGAGGATGTACTTTCTGGAAGATCATCCGCCATGAATTCTTTCCACGTTACAAATTTAGATTCAATGGAGGATAATCTTCCTCCACTGGCTTCTTTTCGGAGTGAGATGAAAAGGTGTTGCGAAAGCTTGCACGTTGCTCTTGAAAACTTCTTGACTCCGGGCGATGACCGTAGTTTGGATTTATGGAGGAAACTTCAGAGGCTGAAGAATGTTTGTTATGATTCTGGTTTTAATAGAGGGGAGGATTGGCCCTGCCATACATTGTTTGCTAATTGGAATCCTGTTTATCTACATAATTTCAAGGAAGAAACATCAGCAAAAGATTCTGATGTAGCCTTCTGGAGTGGTGGTCAGGTAACAGAAGAAGGTCTGAAGTGGTTAATCGACAAAGGATTTAAAACGATTGTTGATCTTCGAGCAGAGACGGTGAAGGATGAATTCTACAGTGCATCCATACATGGTGCTATTGGTTCTGCAAAAGTTAAGGTGATCAAAATTCCTGTTGAAGTTGGTAATGCACCAACGGTGGATCAGGTCGAGAAGTTTGCATCGTTGGTTTCGGATGGCAGCAATGGGTTGATCTATCTTCATAGTAAGGAGGGTGTGTGGAGGACATCAGCCATGATATCTAGATGGAGGCAATATGCTACTCGCAGTGGAGCACAGATCGTCTCTAATCATACTATCGTTCCGGGCGATATTCTCCTTAGAGACGCCTCTTCCAAATTAGCACATAATCAAAATGGAGCAAAAGAGTCGCTGGAAACTTCTACCGTTGGAAAAACATTTCCACATGAAGAAGACGGCCAATCTTTGCTGCTAGAAAGTGCCCATCATAGTTCAATCAATGGAAAAAATTATGCAGAAACTGATAAAGTTAGTCTGAATATGAACGGAACGTACAACGGGTCTATTCCTACACAAGATCTGTCATCTTTAAGAGCAGTTGATAATGGGGAAGAGCATCACCCTCTGAAAGCTCAGATTCCTCCACGCAATAGtttttcaagaaaagaaatgtcCAACTTTTTTAGGACCAAAAAGATTACCCAAAACTACTTACACCAtcaattgaaaacaaaagaaaagtctTCTACCGAGTTACCTGCAAGCAGTGTTCAAAGATTTAGTGTTGGTGATAGTGATCTTAAATCTGGCATTGTTGAAGCAGGAAATTCTAACAACAGCCCACGTGTGAACGATACGTCCTCGAAGATCCAATTTTCATCTACTACAAAGATGAAGTATGTCAATGTTGATAGTCCTGTACCAGCCAATCCTATTCTTAATAGACTTGTAGCTTCTACTTCTGTTGGAGATAAATTTCCCTCTAAATCGGAAACAAATGGCTTAAAGAGCAATGGTCAAGCAACTTCGGTTTCTAGCGATGTCGATGTGGAATATGTGGAGGGAAATATGTGTGCTTCTGCCACTGGTGTTGTAAGGGTGCAATCAAGAAGGAAGGCCGAGATGTTTTTAGTTCGAACGGATGGTTTTTCATGTGCTCGAGAAAAAGTGACTGAATCCTCTTTGGCCTTTACTCATCCTAGTACACAACAACAGATGCTTATGTGGAAATCCACTCCTAAGACTGTATTACTTCTCAAAAAGTTGGGTCAAGAGCTCATGGAAGAAGCTAAAGAG GTTGCCTCGTTCTTGTATCATCAAGAGAAGATGAATGTACTTGTCGAACCTGACGTTCATGACGTATTCGCAAGAATTCCCGGGTTTGGATTTGTCCAAACTTTTTATAGCCAAGACACCAG TGACCTGCATGAGAAAGTTGATTTTGTGGCATGCTTGGGTGGTGATGGGGTTATTCTCCAtgcttcaaatttatttagagGTGCTGTTCCCCCAGTTGTTTCGTTTAATCTCGGGTCTCTTGGATTTTTGACTTCCCACACT TTTGATAGTTGTAGGCAGGACTTAAGACATGTCATTCATGGAAATGATTCACTAGATGGTGTCTATATAACTCTAAGAATGCGTCTTCAGTGCGAAATTTTCCGAAATGGCAAAGCTATTCCTgggaaattatttaatattcttaatgaGGCTGTTGTTGATCGAGGTTCGAATCCGTACCTTTCCAAAATCGAATGTTACGAACATGATCGACTCATTACAAAG GTCCAGGCCGATGGAGTCATTGTGGCTACACCTACTGGAAGCACTGCTTACTCTACCGCAGCAGGGGGTTCTATG GTGCATCCGAACGTTCCTTGCATGCTTTTTACTCCAATCTGTCCCCATTCTCTCTCATTTAGACCAGTTATACTTCCCGATTCTGCACGACTCGAGTTAAAG ATCCCGGAGGACGCACGGAGTAACGCTTGGGTTTCCTTCGATGGAAAGAGAAGGCAGCAGCTCTCAAGAGGCGATTCGGTTCGGATATCCATGAGCAAGCATCCACTCCCAACTGTAAACAAGTGTGATCAAACTGGTGATTGGTTTCGCAGCTTGATTCGCTGTCTGAACTGGAATGAAAGGCTTGACCAGAAGGCCCTTCGAAGCCATACCATTAACTTCATTTCAAATCAATAA
- the LOC111809022 gene encoding pentatricopeptide repeat-containing protein At1g77360, mitochondrial — protein MMRICSYERNKLPLCRLLARLYSSGEQIDTVSDSIKGICKIMMTCQTLALETALDQSGIRISPEIAEAVLKRFENAGMLAYRFFEWASKQRSYVHSVRAYHSMIESLAKIRQYQMVWDLVNVMRNKEILNVETFCIIMRKYARAQKVEETVYTFNIMEKYNMKPNVAAFNGLLSALCKSKNVRKAQEIFDSMKDQFVPDSKTYSILIEGWGRAPNLPKAREIFREMIDSGCVPDIVTYSIMVDVLCKAGRVDEAVGIVKEMDSNNCGPTSFVYSVLVHTYGVENRIEEAVSTFLEMERNGVRADVAAYNALISAFCKANRIKNVYRVLKDMELKGVSPNSRTCNIIINSLIGSGETDEAFRMFRRMVKVCEPDVDSYTMIIKMFCGRKEVDMALKVWNYMKKKQFVPSMHTFSVLINGLCQIGNATKACILLEEMIEKGIRPSGVTFGRLRHLLIKEGREDVLKFLQEKMNLLVKEPMCD, from the coding sequence ATGATGAGAATTTGCAGCTATGAGAGAAATAAGCTTCCATTATGTAGATTGTTGGCTAGGCTATACAGTTCTGGTGAACAAATTGATACGGTCTCGGATTCAATCAAGGGTATATGTAAAATCATGATGACATGCCAAACATTGGCGCTTGAAACTGCCCTTGATCAAAGTGGGATTAGGATTTCACCTGAGATAGCTGAGGCTGTCCTAAAAAGATTTGAGAATGCTGGCATGTTAGCTTATAGGTTCTTTGAATGGGCTTCTAAACAACGAAGCTATGTCCATAGTGTGAGGGCTTACCACTCTATGATTGAGTCTTTAGCTAAGATAAGGCAGTACCAGATGGTGTGGGATTTGGTGAATGTTATGAGGAATAAGGAGATTCTAAATGTTGAAACGTTCTGTATTATCATGAGAAAGTATGCTAGAGCTCAGAAAGTAGAGGAAACAGTTTATACATTTAATATCATGGAAAAATACAACATGAAACCAAATGTAGCTGCATTTAATGGATTGCTGAGTGCTCTGTGCAAGTCCAAGAATGTGAGGAAGGCTCAGGAAATTTTTGACAGTATGAAGGATCAATTTGTTCCCGACTCGAAAACTTACAGCATACTCATTGAAGGATGGGGTAGGGCTCCAAATCTTCCAAAGGCAAGGGAGATTTTTAGAGAAATGATTGATAGCGGCTGCGTTCCTGATATAGTGACATATAGCATTATGGTTGATGTTCTTTGCAAAGCAGGACGAGTCGACGAAGCAGTTGGCATTGTAAAAGAAATGGATTCTAATAATTGTGGACCGACATCGTTTGTCTATAGTGTTTTGGTACATACGTATGGTGTAGAAAATCGGATCGAGGAGGCAGTCTCTACGTTCTTGGAGATGGAAAGAAATGGAGTAAGGGCTGATGTAGCAGCATATAATGCTTTAATCTCTGCTTTCTGTAAAGCAAACAGGATTAAGAATGTGTATAGGGTGTTAAAGGACATGGAATTAAAGGGTGTTAGCCCCAATTCAAGGACTTGCAACATCATTATAAACAGCTTAATAGGCAGTGGTGAGACAGATGAGGCGTTTAGGATGTTTCGTAGGATGGTCAAAGTGTGCGAACCAGACGTAGATTCGTATACCATGATCATAAAAATGTTCTGTGGGAGGAAGGAGGTTGATATGGCTCTTAAAGTCTGGAATtatatgaagaagaagcagtTTGTTCCGAGCATGCACACGTTTTCTGTTCTTATTAATGGACTGTGTCAGATAGGCAATGCTACAAAAGCTTGTATATTGTTGGAAGAGATGATAGAGAAGGGAATACGGCCTTCTGGTGTCACATTTGGAAGGTTGAGACACTTATTGATCAAGGAAGGCAGAGAAGATGTTCTAAAATTTCTGCaggaaaaaatgaatttacTTGTCAAGGAGCCAATGTGTGATTGA
- the LOC111809023 gene encoding protein KRTCAP2 homolog, protein MAGSGSSMLTSFLLFTVILSLQEMYRGKLASSELFTILGGFVSSLLFLVLLTFIGNFQESCGMRTGWGAVIVAEAVALIAASTVHRVCITTCFLFSAGLLYELNKFSSVALSKSESRAKRH, encoded by the exons ATGGCGGGGTCTGGGAGTTCCATGCTTACCTCATTTCTTCTGTTCACTGTCATTCTTTCGCTTCAAGAGATGTATAGAGGAAAGTTAGCTTCATCGGAGTTGTTTACCATACTTGGAGGATTCGTCAGTTCTCTTCTATTTCTAGTGCTTCTAACT TTTATAGGAAACTTCCAGGAATCATGTGGCATGCGAACTGGATGGGGAGCTG TCATCGTAGCAGAAGCAGTTGCATTGATTGCTGCAAGCACTGTTCATAGAGTTTGCATCACAACATG CTTCTTATTCTCCGCTGGACTGCTGTACGAGTTGAACAAGTTTTCGAGCGTGGCACTTTCTAAATCTGAATCTAGAGCCAAAAGGCACTGA
- the LOC111809058 gene encoding amino acid permease 3-like: MAENQAFAVSTAAVPQGGSKCFDDDGRLKRTGNVWTASAHIITAIIGSGVLSLPWATAQLGWIAGPLAMFLFALVTYYTSLFLSACYRSGDPVSGKRNYTYMDAVQANFGGFNVKLCGFVQYLNLFGIAIGSTIASAISMMAIKRSNCFHASGGKDPCPINSNPYMIAFGIVEIILSQIPDFDQLWWLSIVAAVMSFTYSAIGLGLGVSRVAETGKIKGNLTGISSGTATQSQKVWRNFQALGDIAFAYSYSMILIEIQDTIKSPPSEGKTMKKATLVSVTVTTLFYMLCGCAGYAAFGDMSPPNLLTGFYTPYWVIDIANAAIVIHLVGAYQVYCQPIFAFVEKYASEKFPANKFITKEIEIPIPGCRPYKFNLFRLVWRAVFVIVTTLISMLLPFFNDVVGLLGAIGFWPLAVYYPVEMYIIQKKIPKWSSTWVRFQILSVVCLIISIAAAIGSVAGVLIDLKSYKPFTTSF; the protein is encoded by the exons atggCTGAGAATCAAGCTTTTGCTGTTTCCACGGCGGCGGTTCCACAAGGTGGTTCCAAGTGCTTTGATGACGACGGCCGGCTAAAGCGAACTG GGAATGTTTGGACAGCTAGTGCTCACATTATTACAGCTATTATTGGCTCCGGCGTTCTTTCATTGCCGTGGGCGACGGCGCAGCTCGGCTGGATCGCCGGTCCGTTGGCTATGTTCTTGTTCGCATTAGTTACTTATTACacttccctttttctctccGCCTGTTACCGGTCCGGCGACCCTGTTTCCGGCAAGAGAAACTACACTTATATGGATGCCGTTCAGGCCAATTTCG GCGGTTTTAATGTGAAATTATGTGGGTTTGTTCAATACTTGAATCTTTTCGGAATTGCAATTGGGTCTACAATAGCTTCAGCCATAAGCATGAT GGCAATTAAAAGGTCAAATTGCTTCCATGCAAGTGGTGGGAAAGATCCTTGCCCAATCAATAGCAATCCGTATATGATTGCTTTTGGAATTGTTGAGATAATTTTATCCCAAATTCCAGATTTTGATCAGCTATGGTGGCTCTCCATTGTCGCTGCTGTCATGTCTTTTACTTACTCAGCTATAGGACTCGGCCTCGGAGTTTCCCGAGTCGCCG AAACTGGGAAAATCAAAGGCAATTTGACTGGAATCAGCTCAGGAACTGCCACTCAATCCCAAAAAGTTTGGAGGAATTTCCAAGCTCTTGGAGACATTGCTTTCGCCTACTCTTACTCGATGATCCTCATCGAAATTCAG GACACAATAAAATCGCCGCCGTCGGAGGGGAAGACAATGAAGAAGGCAACACTAGTGAGCGTGACGGTGACAACACTGTTCTATATGTTGTGTGGCTGCGCCGGCTACGCCGCCTTCGGCGACATGTCGCCGCCGAATCTACTGACCGGATTCTATACTCCTTATTGGGTTATCGACATTGCCAATGCCGCCATTGTTATCCATCTTGTCGGAGCTTACCAAGTGTACTGCCAACCCATTTTTGCCTTTGTTGAAAAGTACGCGTCGGAGAAGTTTCCGGCGAACAAATTCATCACCAAAGAGATTGAAATTCCGATCCCCGGCTGCCGGCCGTACAAATTCAACCTTTTCCGGTTGGTTTGGAGGGCGGTTTTTGTGATTGTAACGACCTTGATCTCCATGCTTCTACCGTTCTTCAACGACGTCGTTGGACTCCTTGGAGCTATAGGATTTTGGCCTCTTGCTGTCTATTACCCTGTTGAGATGTACATCATTCAAAAGAAGATACCTAAATGGAGTTCTACATGGGTGCGCTTCCAAATCTTGAGCGTCGTCTGTCTTATAATCTCGATAGCCGCCGCCATTGGTTCGGTTGCCGGAGTTCTTATTGATCTAAAGAGCTACAAGCCCTTTACCACTAGTTTTTAA